GAGCGGCGATCAACAAGGTGTCGGTCACGAAACACGGCGCTGACCACGCTTCCCAGCCCGCTGGTTCCCCAGCAGGAAGAGCGGTCGAGCAGCTCACCGGATCGATCCAGTCACCGACGTCAGCGGCGAACTCCCCGTCACTGGAGCGGACCGCCCGTGCGCTGCACGATGCCAGGACCACCAGACAGGCGAGCCACACGGCCACGGTCATGACACCAGGCGTCGGCCGCCGCCGAGAGCGGGCACGGCCGGTTTCGAGGGGTTCAGGTTGGTTGTCGGTCATGTCAGGGGCCTCCCACCGTGAATGCTACGTATAAGTATGTCGACAGATAGGTAGCGATCCTTGAGCGTCGTCGTGTGGCCGAAGGAGAACTGCAACGCCGTCTCGGCGAGAACCTGCGACGCGTCCGCCGTGACCGGGGCCTGTCTCAGGAGGCGTTCGCGGAGTTCTTGGGGGTGCACCGCACCTACATCGGCAGCGTCGAACGAGGCGAACGGAACCTGTCGCTGCGTTCGGTCGAGCGCCTCGCCGACCAACTCGATTGTGATCCGCTCGACTTGCTCTCAGCTCCCTGACCGCGCCGACGGGTTGGCCGTTATCCCCAGGTTGGCTGTGGATAGCCGCGGGGATTTCCACAACGAATTCCACATCGAATTCAAGGATCTGCCCTTTTCGTCCACAGGGGACCGTCCATACGCTCCTGGTCTCGCTACAAACCACGCTTGTCCACGGGAGCCTCAGGGTTACCGCCCTCGCACCCGTCTCGGCAGGCCACCAACCCCCAAGGAGCGACCATGACCAACACCGCCGACAGCGAAACGCCATCAGCCGCTGACCTGTTGACCATCCCCGAGGCCGCCCAATACGCCCCCGCGTTCGGTCAGCGATTCATCCGCCGCCTCCTGGACATGCGGACCCTGCCCAAGGTCAAGATCGGCGGCCGGGTATTCGTCAGCCGCCGAGACCTCGACGCGCTCGTAGCCGCCCACCGGGACCCGCCTGCCCCAGACTGATGAAAATGCCGGTCCTCGAGGCTCCTTCAGTTGGCGGCATCGGCATCGCCGAACAAGGCTCGCCCCAGCGTGTTGGCCCGCGCTATTGCACCCACAAGCTGGTCGCGGGCTCGTCGATGGGTCTCTCTCGAAGGCCGCCACTCCTAACAGGTGACCCGCGGTTCAGCCTGGTTCCGGCCGATCCTCGTCGCAGACGGCGAGGAAGTCGCCGGGCGGCTCTCCGAAGTCCTGGAAGTCGATAGCCACCGCCGGGTGGGCGCGCCATCGTCTCTGCCGTCCATCTGATGGCTCGACGCGGTCCCAGGTAGGCCTGGCGTCCCAGAGTCCTTCACTGGCGGACATGCGGCAACGGGTGAAGGGGATTGCTTGTGCGCGCGCGAGCTGATATATTCGTAGTCGGCGTAGAGAGGACTGCATGCCGGTTCCCGACAAGGACCCCACCAAGACTGCGTCGCGGTGCTTGAGCTGAGGGTCCCTGCGCTACCAGTAATGATCTGAGAGCGAACGCCGCCTTCGGGCGGCGTTCGCCGCGTTCGGGTAGCCTTGGGTCTCTGTATCTTCTGTTCCTGGATGAGTCGGGCACGCACGGCGGGAGCCCAGCGCTGATCGTGGGCGGCCTCGCCGTCCACGAAGACGACGCGCTCCACCTTCAACGGAAACTCGAGTCGTTCCTCCAAGGCCGGATATCCGGTCCGCCTCATTCGCTGAACGCACTCAACCTCGAGCTCCACGCGACGGACATCAAGAACGGAAAACGGGACTGGGCGAAGGTCGACTACAACACGAGGCTCGACGTGTTGCACGGAGCGCTGGTCACCCTGGGCAGATATCAGGTGCGGTGGGCGAAGTTCCCACTGGCGTTCTTCGGAGCCGTCGTGGACGCGGCGAAGGTCAGCGATCGCCGAGAGCGGGAGCGGCTGGCCTACGAACTCGTGCTCAACAAGTTCGATGCGATGTTGTCCAGGGTGAACAGCGCCCCTGCCCGCCAGCGTGGCCTCGTCATCCACGACCAGCGAGTCGTGGGAGGAGGCAAGCGTGTGTGGACCGAGGAGCGAGCGATCCAGGAATGGACGAGGGACTGGCGCGAATCCGCTGGGCGCGTCGGCCAGCTGCATCACCTCGCGGACATCCCGCTATTTGCAGATTCTCAGGCATCTCGGCTGATCCAAGGCGCTGACCTGGTGAGCTATGCACTCTGGCGATACTACGGCGCCAGAGACCGCGAGTACCTCGACATCTTGTTGGACCGCTTCGACAGTGACGGGGTCGCACTTCACGGGCTCATCCACTACTCGCGGGACTTCGCTACGGGCACTTGCGACTGCCCGCCCTGCGTGAACCGCCTTGAGCGCGGGATGGACCCCAGAACTCCCTGAGGAACTCAGCTAGAGGCCGATGTCGCCGCCGGCCTTCGCTTCCCACATCGACGTCCGGCGCACCTAGCGGCGCATCACCGGGTCTCCGTCGGCCTAGCGGCGGGCGGGACGGTCGCTGTTCATTCGCTGCTCGATGCGGTCTGCGATCTCGACGTCTCGGCGCTGCGAGGCTTGCAGGTAGCGCAGCGACGCGTCCGAGGAGGCGTGGCCCATTCTCGCCATGATCTCGCGTAGCGACGCTCCGGCGGTAGCCGCTGAGGTCCCGGCCAGGTGGCGCAGGTCATGGAAACGGGTGGCCTCGTCGATGCAGGCTTGTCGCAGAGCGCGTTTCCAGTGCGGTGCGAAGTAGCCGTTGAGCAGCGGGCCGTCCTTGAGCGAGGTGAACACGAGCGCATCAGGGCCGTCACTCACGAAGGCGCTCAGGTGCTCGTCGACCATGGCGGCTACAGCGGTGGGGATCACGACGCTGCGATGCGCCGCGGCGGACTTCGGCGGACCAAGAGTCGCGCCCTGTCCGCGGATGAATGTCAACGCCTGATCGACGCGCAGCGTCCGGGCGTCGATGTCGACGTGGCGGCGGGTGAGCCCGGTCAGCTCGCCGAAACGCAACCCTGAGGTGGCGGCGACCCACACCAGCGCGGCGAACCGGGGGAGGATCGCGTCCGCGATGGCTTCGATGTCGTCCCAGCCCAGGGGTGGCCGTTCGGTTGAGCGTTCCGAGGCGGCGCCTTTGATGTGGACCGGATTCACGCGGATGACCCCGTCGTCTACGGCGGTGTCGAGCATCGTGCGGAACAGTCGGTACACCTTGGCGACCGTATTGGGGTGCAGCCCGGACTGTGACAGGCGGCCGTGCCATGCCCGCACCGCCGATGGCGTGATGCTGCGCAACTCGACCGACTCGAAGTCCGCCACGATGTGGGAGAGCTGAGAGGCATAGGTATCGCGGGTACGCGGACGAAGCTCGCGGCCCTCGAGCCAGCGAGTGGCGAAATCGCCGAAACGTTCCCGCCCACTCGATGGGTCGACATGGCGGCCCGCCACCAGATCGGTCTCTACTGAAGCCAGCCACGCACGCGCTTCGGCTTTGGTCGCGAAAGTCGTATCGGCGGGCACCTGGTTCCCGAGATGCGAATACCGTGCCTGATAGCGCCCAGACGGGAGCTTACGGATGTTGCCGAAAGGCCTGCTCGTGCCCATGCGCGCCTACTCTCGACCGACGTTCTAGGCGCACTCTAGGCACAAACGCCTCCGTCGCACCACGCTCAACCAGGCCAATAGGCCTTCTGACCTGCGATGTTACAGAGAGCGGGTGACGAGAATCGAACTCGCGTTCTCAGCTTGGGAAGCTGATGTTCTACCATTGAACTACACCCGCAGTGAGCAGCCAGCGTAGCTTCCGCGTTTCAGGGAGCCCCGTTCGTTGCGACACTGAGTTCATGGAAGCGTGCTCGACCCATACTCACCCGGCCCACGCCGGGGACGACTGTGGCCCACCCGTGAGCATGCTGCCGTCCCTGTGAGACGTCGCTGCGTCACGCGGCTCCGATGACGGCAATCGGAGGAATCGTTGCGGCAACCGGCCCGTCGGCCGAGGAGTTCGTGGACCTCGACGTCCCGTTGTGGGGCTGGGGAGCGCTTGTCGGAGCAATCGTGGTGCTGCTCGTCGGCGACCTGCTCCTCGTCCACCGCACACCCCACGAGATCTCGTTTCGCGCCGCCGCGATCGAGTCGGCGGTGTGGATCGCGATCGGCCTGAGCTTCGTAGGAGTGCTGGCGTGGTGGCAGGGCGGTGCCGCTTCCGGTGAGTACCTCGCCGGCTACCTGATCGAGAAGAGCCTCTCGGTGGACAACGTGTTCGTCTGGGCGGTGATCTTCAACTACTTCGCGGTGCCCAACCGCTACCAGTTCCGCGTCCTGTTCTGGGGAATCTTCGGAGCGCTCGTCCTGCGCGCTCTGTTCATCTTCGCCGGGGTGACGCTGCTCGAGACCTTCGACTGGATCCTCTACGTGTTCGGGGGGTTCCTGCTGTTCACGGCGTTCAAGATCTCCCGGAGCCACGGGACCGAGGTCCATCCCGAGTCCAACCCCGTACTGCGGGTCGTGCAGCGCGTCGTGCCCTCCACGACCGAGTTCGACGGCCAGAAGCTGTTCACGCGCCGAACGGGACGGCTACTCGCCACGCCGCTGTTCGCCGTACTCGTGCTGATCGAGACCACCGACGTCGTCTTCGCCGTCGACTCGATCCCCGCCATCCTCGCGGTGTCACGCGAGCCGTTCATCGTGTTCGCCTCCAACGCGTTCGCGATCCTCGGTCTGCGTGCCCTGTATTTCCTGCTCGCCGGCATGGCTGGGCGGTTCCGCTACCTCAACCGCGGTCTCGGGGTCATCCTCGCCTTCGTCGGTGTCAAGATGATCATCGTGGAGTGGTACCACTTCCCGACTGCCGTGAGCCTCGGGGTCATCGCGGGCGTCCTCGCCGTGACCATCTTCGCAAGCCTGCGGGCCGACGACGCCGACGCCGAAAGGGCGAATCGATGAGCACCGAAGCGCCTCTACTGGTCTTCGGCGACGACGGGTCACCCGAGGCCGACGTCGCCTGGCTCTGGATCAACAATCACCACTGGCCCGGTTGGCGCATCGAGGCCGTCACCGGGACGACGCCGGATCCCGCCGAGCACGCTCCGCCCCGACCCAGAGAGTGGACGCCGCCGTGGGACCGCTCGCCCACCGCGCCGGCCGACATCGCGTCGTTGTCCTTCCTCGTCGCGACGGGGGACCCGCGGGTACTGCTCGCCGAGCATCGTGACGCGGCGCTGATCGTCGTCGGGTCGCGGGGACTCGGCCATCTGCGAGCCATCTGGAAAGGGAGCACCTCGGAGTGGCTGATGCATCAGCCGGCCGCTCCCGTCGCCGTGATCCGCTCGGCTCGACCGGCGCGTTCGGCACTGATCTGCGTCGACGGCTCGGAGCACTCGTTGTCGGCCGTGCGCGCGATGGCACGCCTGCCCCTTGCGCCGGACGTCGAAGCGACGGTTCTCGCCGTGGTCGACGGAACGGTCGACGCCGGTGCGGCCACAGGATCCGCCGTCGGGCTCCTCGCCCACGAGGGAGTGGCAGCCAGCGAGCTCCACCTGAAAGGACGGCCGGCGAAGGTGATCCTCGATCGGCTCCGGGACGCTCCCGTCGACCTGGTCGTTCTGGGTACTCGGGGTCTCACCGGCGTCGACCGGATGAAGCTGGGTTCGACCGCGGCCAAGGTCGTGCGGGACGCGCCATGTTCCGCGCTCGTCGCCACGGTGTAGTTGTACAGGACAGCCTCTGTCTGATGTACGTTACGGCCATGGACGTCGCCGTTTCGGAGTTCCGGGCCCATCTGAGTGAATGGCTTGCGCGGGCGCAACAGGGCGACGAGATCGTGGTCACCGACAGGGGTACGCCCGTCGCGCGCGTCGTCGGGATCGGTCGTTCGTCGACCCTCGACCAGTTGACCGAGCAGGGAGTGATCTCTCGACCGTCTGCGGCCGGCCGACCGGCCGCGGCAGGAGCGAAACGGCCTCGATCCAAGCGTCCGGTCGCCTCACGTGTGAGCGAGCAGCGCGGCTGACCGATGGCGCTGGTCTATTTCGACTCCAGTGCGCTCGTGAAGCTGGTGGTGGAGGAGGACGGCACCGAGACCGCAGCGGCCCTGTGGGACGGGTGCGACGCGGCGCTGTCCAGTCGGATCGCCTACCCGGAGGTCTGTGCGGCGCTCGCCGCGGCGGAGCGGAACGACGATCTCGACAGCCGCAGCCACGCCGCCGCGCTCCGTGGATGGGAGACCTACTGGGCCGCGACGAGACCTGTCGAGCTCACCGTCGACGTCGAGCGCGCCGCCGGTGATCTGGCCCGCCGCCTTGCACTGCGCGGAGCCGACGCCATCCACCTGGCGAGTGCCCGTGCGCTCGGAGTGTCGGATCTCGTCGTCGCGGTGTGGGATCGGCGCCTCCACGCAGGAGCCATGGCCCTCGGCCTCGCGGTAGCGCCGGCGACGCTGGGGTCCTGACCAGCGACCGGGACGTCGCGGGCGTCGAGCCTCAGATCGGTTGAGCGCCGGGCGTCCCCGCCACGACCCGCCAGGTGCTCAGCGTCTCGGCCTGCTGGTCCGGCACCGTCGCATCGGCGATCGCCCGGTACGTCGTCGTCCAGGAATCGGGCGTGACCTCGCAGGTGCAGTAGCCCTTGCGAGCGTCGAAGAACCGGATCTGAGGGTTCGAGGCGGTCAGCAGAGGTGCGATCAGCCCGACGTTCTCACCGAGCGGGAACCGTGACGTGATCGACGAAGCCATGAACTCGGTCGCGACCACCGGCGAAGCGGCGTCGAAGGGATCGGGCTTCACGTCGCCGACCGTCGCCGAGTGGAAGTCGCCGGTGAGGACCACGACGTCGTCGACCCCGTCGGCCGCGATGGTCTCGAGGATCCGGCGCCGGTTCGCGAAGTAGCCGTCCCAGGTGTCGTTCACGACGACCGGTTCGTCGCCCAGCGGCAAGGTGGCGCCGTGCATCATCACCTGGTTGGCGAGCACCTTCCAGCGAGGGCCGGCCGCGCGCAGCCCGTCGAGCAGCCACGCCTCCTGGTCCGCTCCGAGCATCGAGTGATCGGGGTCCATGGCGGTCGGGCCGATCGTCGTGATCGGCAGGGCGTCGCCGAACCCGGGGATGGACACACGGTCGCCGTCGGTCGGCTGATCATCGCGGTACTGGCGGCCGTCCAGCATGAACAACGACGCCAGGTCACCCCAGTCGATGGTGCGGTGGATGTCCCAGCCGACGCCGTCGGGCGGGTCGAGCCGCACCGGCATGTGCTCGTACCAGGCGAGGTACCCCGCCGCACGGCGCTCGTCGAAGACCGCCCCGGTTGCGCCGTCGGGGCCGAACGGTCCCGCGTAGTCGTTGACCACCTCGTGGTCGTCCCAGGTGACGATCCACGGCCGGGCTGCGTGGCTCGCCTGCAGGTTCGGGTCCGTCTTGTAGAGCGCGTAGCGGTTCCGGTAGTCGGCGAGCGTGAAGCACTCACCGGCGGTGTGACTGCGGGCCGCCCCGCCCGGGATCTGGATCGGATCGCGGCCCGGCGCGGCCTCGTAGATGTAGTCCCCGAGCCAGACGAACAGATCGAGGTCCTCGAGGGCGAGGTTGGCGTGCGCCGCGTAGAAGCCGTGCTCGTAGTTCTGACACGACGAGAAGCCGAACCGCAGGGACTCCACCGTGGCCCCGACGGCCGGGAGGGTCCGGCACCGTCCCACCGGGCTCGTCCATTCGCCGATGCGGAACCGGTAGAAGTACCAGGTGTCGGCCGCGAGGCCGGTGGCGTCCACGTGGACCGAGTGGGCGAGGCCCGGGATCGCCGGAGTTCTTCCGCTCGCAACCAGACCGACGAAGGAGACGTCGAGCGCGACCTCCCAGGTGACGTCCAGGTTCTCGTCAGGCATGCCGCCGCCGTCGAGAGGCGTCGGCGCCAGCCGCGTCCACAGGATCACCGACGTCGACGTCGGGTCCCCGGACGCGACGCCGAGGGTGAACGGGTCGCCGGGCAGGTCGACCGGCTCCAGGGGTTCGGGCGTGGTCCCGGGTATCGGCTCTGCGGAAGGCGTAGGCGTCGGCGTCGTATCAGCGGGCGCCTGCGTGGACGACGTCGTGGTGTCCGGGGCCGGGCCGGCGCTGTCGTCGCCCCCCGAACACGCCGCCGCGAGTGTGGCGGCGACGGAAGAGGCGAGGAAGGCGCGCCGGGTCGGTCGCCAGGGTCGGGGAGTCACGGTGCAATCATCCCCCACCGGCGGGCGCGCCGACGCCGCGCCCGCGGTTCCCGTACCATCCGGCCATGACCGACGTGCACGAACCCCGGGCCGGCTTCACGCGGATGGAGGACTCCACCGCCGCGGACTGGGACATCATCACGATGCACCACGCCCAGCTCGTCGCCGGGCTCCCCGGCCGGATCATGGACCACCTGCGGCTCCTCGACGGCGACTTCGGCGGATTCGCGGTCGACCGTCTCACCCACAGTCTCCAGACGGCAGCGCTCGCCGAGGCCGACGGGCGCGACACCGAGTACGTCGTGTGCGCTCTCCTGCACGACGTCGGTGACACGCTCGGTCCTCTGGACCATCCCGGTGTCGCCGCGGCCATCCTCAAGCCGGTCGTGTCCGAGGCCAACCACTGGATGGTCGGCCACCACGGGATCTTCCAGGGCTACTACTTCTGGCACCACATCGGCCTGGACCGCAACGCCCGCGACGGCTTCCGTGACCACGAGCACTACGGCCGCACCGAGGAGTTCTGCCGGCTCTACGACATGGTGGCCTTCGACCCGGAGCGGACGACCCCGCCTCTCGAGTACTTCGCCGATGCCGTCGCCGAGGTGTTCGCGCCACCTTCGTTCGGGTGACCCGTCGTCGCCTGTCCCCCCGGCCGCGGCCCCAATAGGCTCGGCCCGATGGGAGAACCAACGCCCGAAGAACGTTCGCTGTGCGAGTTGTGGGAGGCCGACGCCGCCATCGGCGTCGGCGCGCCGACCGCCGGGCTCGGGCACTTCGCCGCCGACGTCTGTGCCCTGTGGGTGGACGGCCGCCGCCTCGAAGGCGTCGACGAGATCCGTCGCGAGG
This region of Acidimicrobiales bacterium genomic DNA includes:
- a CDS encoding helix-turn-helix transcriptional regulator, encoding MAEGELQRRLGENLRRVRRDRGLSQEAFAEFLGVHRTYIGSVERGERNLSLRSVERLADQLDCDPLDLLSAP
- a CDS encoding helix-turn-helix domain-containing protein gives rise to the protein MTNTADSETPSAADLLTIPEAAQYAPAFGQRFIRRLLDMRTLPKVKIGGRVFVSRRDLDALVAAHRDPPAPD
- a CDS encoding DUF3800 domain-containing protein; translation: MDESGTHGGSPALIVGGLAVHEDDALHLQRKLESFLQGRISGPPHSLNALNLELHATDIKNGKRDWAKVDYNTRLDVLHGALVTLGRYQVRWAKFPLAFFGAVVDAAKVSDRRERERLAYELVLNKFDAMLSRVNSAPARQRGLVIHDQRVVGGGKRVWTEERAIQEWTRDWRESAGRVGQLHHLADIPLFADSQASRLIQGADLVSYALWRYYGARDREYLDILLDRFDSDGVALHGLIHYSRDFATGTCDCPPCVNRLERGMDPRTP
- a CDS encoding tyrosine-type recombinase/integrase, which translates into the protein MGTSRPFGNIRKLPSGRYQARYSHLGNQVPADTTFATKAEARAWLASVETDLVAGRHVDPSSGRERFGDFATRWLEGRELRPRTRDTYASQLSHIVADFESVELRSITPSAVRAWHGRLSQSGLHPNTVAKVYRLFRTMLDTAVDDGVIRVNPVHIKGAASERSTERPPLGWDDIEAIADAILPRFAALVWVAATSGLRFGELTGLTRRHVDIDARTLRVDQALTFIRGQGATLGPPKSAAAHRSVVIPTAVAAMVDEHLSAFVSDGPDALVFTSLKDGPLLNGYFAPHWKRALRQACIDEATRFHDLRHLAGTSAATAGASLREIMARMGHASSDASLRYLQASQRRDVEIADRIEQRMNSDRPARR
- a CDS encoding TerC family protein, with translation MTAIGGIVAATGPSAEEFVDLDVPLWGWGALVGAIVVLLVGDLLLVHRTPHEISFRAAAIESAVWIAIGLSFVGVLAWWQGGAASGEYLAGYLIEKSLSVDNVFVWAVIFNYFAVPNRYQFRVLFWGIFGALVLRALFIFAGVTLLETFDWILYVFGGFLLFTAFKISRSHGTEVHPESNPVLRVVQRVVPSTTEFDGQKLFTRRTGRLLATPLFAVLVLIETTDVVFAVDSIPAILAVSREPFIVFASNAFAILGLRALYFLLAGMAGRFRYLNRGLGVILAFVGVKMIIVEWYHFPTAVSLGVIAGVLAVTIFASLRADDADAERANR
- a CDS encoding universal stress protein, whose protein sequence is MSTEAPLLVFGDDGSPEADVAWLWINNHHWPGWRIEAVTGTTPDPAEHAPPRPREWTPPWDRSPTAPADIASLSFLVATGDPRVLLAEHRDAALIVVGSRGLGHLRAIWKGSTSEWLMHQPAAPVAVIRSARPARSALICVDGSEHSLSAVRAMARLPLAPDVEATVLAVVDGTVDAGAATGSAVGLLAHEGVAASELHLKGRPAKVILDRLRDAPVDLVVLGTRGLTGVDRMKLGSTAAKVVRDAPCSALVATV
- a CDS encoding type II toxin-antitoxin system prevent-host-death family antitoxin, which encodes MDVAVSEFRAHLSEWLARAQQGDEIVVTDRGTPVARVVGIGRSSTLDQLTEQGVISRPSAAGRPAAAGAKRPRSKRPVASRVSEQRG
- a CDS encoding type II toxin-antitoxin system VapC family toxin, whose protein sequence is MALVYFDSSALVKLVVEEDGTETAAALWDGCDAALSSRIAYPEVCAALAAAERNDDLDSRSHAAALRGWETYWAATRPVELTVDVERAAGDLARRLALRGADAIHLASARALGVSDLVVAVWDRRLHAGAMALGLAVAPATLGS
- a CDS encoding alkaline phosphatase D family protein, coding for MTPRPWRPTRRAFLASSVAATLAAACSGGDDSAGPAPDTTTSSTQAPADTTPTPTPSAEPIPGTTPEPLEPVDLPGDPFTLGVASGDPTSTSVILWTRLAPTPLDGGGMPDENLDVTWEVALDVSFVGLVASGRTPAIPGLAHSVHVDATGLAADTWYFYRFRIGEWTSPVGRCRTLPAVGATVESLRFGFSSCQNYEHGFYAAHANLALEDLDLFVWLGDYIYEAAPGRDPIQIPGGAARSHTAGECFTLADYRNRYALYKTDPNLQASHAARPWIVTWDDHEVVNDYAGPFGPDGATGAVFDERRAAGYLAWYEHMPVRLDPPDGVGWDIHRTIDWGDLASLFMLDGRQYRDDQPTDGDRVSIPGFGDALPITTIGPTAMDPDHSMLGADQEAWLLDGLRAAGPRWKVLANQVMMHGATLPLGDEPVVVNDTWDGYFANRRRILETIAADGVDDVVVLTGDFHSATVGDVKPDPFDAASPVVATEFMASSITSRFPLGENVGLIAPLLTASNPQIRFFDARKGYCTCEVTPDSWTTTYRAIADATVPDQQAETLSTWRVVAGTPGAQPI
- a CDS encoding phosphohydrolase yields the protein MTDVHEPRAGFTRMEDSTAADWDIITMHHAQLVAGLPGRIMDHLRLLDGDFGGFAVDRLTHSLQTAALAEADGRDTEYVVCALLHDVGDTLGPLDHPGVAAAILKPVVSEANHWMVGHHGIFQGYYFWHHIGLDRNARDGFRDHEHYGRTEEFCRLYDMVAFDPERTTPPLEYFADAVAEVFAPPSFG